The Actinomycetota bacterium DNA segment GACGGCGCGCCGTGCAGGGCGTAGCCGCCGATGAAGTAGGCGGGCCGGTACAGCAGGCCCAGCTTGCTCCGGCGCCAGGCGTCGATCTTGCGCTGGATCACGAAGCGGCCCTGCGGGGTCACGGCCAGCCGGACGTCGCCGTCGACGGTGTAGGTCTGGCCCGAGGCCGATGAGGCGTCCAGGATCTCCACGATCTTGCCGTTCTTGACCATGTAGACGACCTGGAGGGTGAGGTCGGCCTCGACGTGGAAGCCGGGGCTGGCGGAGCGGGGGCGGGGTGTCCGCGGGCGCTCCAGGGCGCGCCGGGTGACCGGCCCCACGATGCCGTCGCGGCCGAGGCGGTTGACCTTCTGGAAGGCGACGACCGAGTGGTGGGTCTCGGGCCCGAACTGGCCGTCGGCCGCCTGGACCTGGTAGCCGAGCTCGTGGAGGCGGCGCTGCAAGGCCTTGACCTGGGCCCCCTCGGAGCCGGAGCGGAGCTTGGCCCGCGCGGCCGGCTTCGGCTTGGGCTTCGGCTTCGTGGTCGTGGTCGGGGCCGCGGTGGTCGGCGGCGCGCTGGTGGTGGGGGCGGCGGTGGTCGCCGGCGCCTCGGTGGTGGGGGTCTCGGTGGTTGGCGCGGC contains these protein-coding regions:
- a CDS encoding L,D-transpeptidase family protein; amino-acid sequence: AAPTTETPTTEAPATTAAPTTSAPPTTAAPTTTTKPKPKPKPAARAKLRSGSEGAQVKALQRRLHELGYQVQAADGQFGPETHHSVVAFQKVNRLGRDGIVGPVTRRALERPRTPRPRSASPGFHVEADLTLQVVYMVKNGKIVEILDASSASGQTYTVDGDVRLAVTPQGRFVIQRKIDAWRRSKLGLLYRPAYFIGGYALHGAPSVPPFPASHGCIRITTTAMDRWFARLPVGTPMLVYRT